From a single Apostichopus japonicus isolate 1M-3 chromosome 12, ASM3797524v1, whole genome shotgun sequence genomic region:
- the LOC139978002 gene encoding neuromedin-U receptor 2-like, which produces MLTTEIPMDRSNDTGSVGLYPFSMVDLKVVEGPVLLHHNVFKGIVNPSILVIGILLNSIFIFVSLRMKAMRTATTFFLLNLAFADIFFLLFAIGEQMLRFHMAVPQERNHLHTSMFGANGCGLLQLVTVTTHFANLFLFTLITMDRLYCVINIHRVKLSSNRKHFLTGTALCWVFAIIVASTFPPSFKEETLCGMWGANSQSGDCPSQIVLCESTNPTWQRYRNVMKVFPFFLSAVLNFPLYAFIIKRLKKAYPIATVSSNTQRHRKQITLTLLLSGIFFFLCLLPYQFEVLYEELTTAQSNFISVFRSSALTLVYVHSALGPLVYVMTSGRYKRAFLQLLNRLRCKKESTMQGSTTFSNHGNRVTRRTTTEAGYDTHRSQTAEEDK; this is translated from the coding sequence ATGTTGACTACTGAGATACCGATGGATAGGTCTAATGACACAGGATCAGTAGGCTTGTACCCTTTCTCTATGGTGGATCTTAAAGTCGTGGAGGGACCTGTCCTACTGCACCACAATGTCTTCAAGGGTATTGTCAACCCTTCCATTCTGGTGATTGGGATACTTTTAAATTCAATCTTCATTTTCGTTTCCTTGAGGATGAAGGCCATGAGAACCGCCACCACTTTCTTCCTTCTCAACTTAGCGTTCGCTGACATTTTCTTCCTGCTCTTCGCCATCGGTGAACAGATGCTTCGGTTTCACATGGCCGTGCCTCAGGAGCGTAACCACCTCCACACCTCCATGTTCGGTGCAAACGGTTGCGGTCTGCTTCAGTTGGTAACCGTGACGACCCACTTTGCCAACCTCTTCTTGTTTACGTTGATCACAATGGACAGATTATACTGCGTGATCAACATCCACAGGGTTAAGCTTTCGAGCAACAGGAAGCATTTCCTGACCGGCACCGCCCTCTGTTGGGTCTTTGCAATAATCGTGGCATCGACGTTTCCTCCCTCCTTCAAGGAAGAGACTCTCTGCGGTATGTGGGGGGCCAACTCCCAATCCGGGGACTGTCCTTCACAGATAGTACTATGCGAATCGACGAACCCCACCTGGCAAAGATACCGAAACGTGATGAAGGTCTTCCCTTTCTTCTTATCAGCCGTATTGAACTTTCCCCTATATGCATTCATAATAAAACGGCTGAAAAAAGCCTATCCCATAGCAACGGTCTCTTCCAACACCCAAAGGCACAGGAAGCAGATCACGTTAACGTTACTCTTGAGTGGAATATTCTTCTTCCTCTGCCTTCTGCCTTACCAGTTTGAGGTCCTCTACGAGGAGCTGACGACCGCCCAGAGCAATTTCATCTCGGTGTTCCGATCGTCCGCTCTGACGTTGGTCTACGTTCACTCGGCCCTGGGCCCTCTGGTGTACGTCATGACCAGTGGCCGTTATAAGAGAGCGTTCCTACAGTTACTGAATCGCTTGAGGTGTAAAAAGGAGAGTACAATGCAAGGCAGTACTACTttcagtaaccatggtaacagaGTCACCAGACGAACCACAACAGAAGCCGGATACGATACCCACAGGTCTCAAACGGCAGAAGAAGATAAATGA